Proteins encoded within one genomic window of Nasonia vitripennis strain AsymCx unplaced genomic scaffold, Nvit_psr_1.1 unplaced0006, whole genome shotgun sequence:
- the LOC116418059 gene encoding uncharacterized protein LOC116418059 produces the protein MDSENNVASEPRGAVDVTSAAPIGAELNAEPCEGRNQRREAALSAQTRRRNPARRARNAQQADEPGDDEEIETHGPLTIRTAVPMEIVAIAKNPQACPKCLQGGTQLLYMGSWELSRHLNKEHPSVDVTWVCGACQRRCTTLRSWSCHVPHCKGRQEPKDLPFKYEHCSLSFDSQIGLSQHERHVHPEVRNDKRAAEANKPKGKSGRRPSIWSDEDLLLIRELESEYHGARNINERIAEHFPDRTGRQVSDARRRKDYAALRGRGGPQGPAEGVEAIEEVDEGEIPEGEELVATDAPALESSSQQDRECSPAVGSDEQIEDSSDDDEFSDALGEISLPEPLSFERTTISPPPRDDWKGPMRWEICNASEEAGSYANWVTGLQELVRNNALSEIGLDSLYDQLIQIMRHPSDDNEQDRLQLNARGPPRRGHRKNRRRRRLTAADRKRFAFARCQDLWNNNPKKLAELVIANDLSILQRRQAPGRTETQTLYNELWGRVGPNIEAPRRTEDPIPVSRIFTPITPQEIMGRIRRIKNDSAAGPDGVTKDDLRGRGVSIALSKLFNSILLAGYYPKAWRENRTTLLPKPEKDPTDVKNWRPITISSMVSRVYSGLLDQRVRAVIKQCDRQKGFTEENGCFSNIQLLDDAVSNAKKAGGVITILDVSKAFDTVPHAVIQGCLEKKGIPETVAAYISSMYRDCSTAIRTRSGT, from the coding sequence ATGGACAGCGAAAATAACGTTGCCTCGGAGCCGAGGGGAGCTGTGGATGTGACCTCAGCAGCTCCAATCGGGGCGGAGTTAAACGCCGAACCTTGCGAAGGTCGCAACCAAAGGAGGGAGGCTGCCTTAAGTGCTCAAACACGCCGGCGAAATCCGGCCCGCCGAGCTCGGAATGCCCAACAGGCTGACGAGCCCGGCGATGATGAGGAAATAGAGACACACGGGCCTCTAACTATCCGGACGGCGGTGCCGATGGAGATTGTCGCAATAGCGAAAAACCCACAGGCCTGTCCCAAATGCCTGCAGGGAGGTACCCAACTTCTCTACATGGGCAGCTGGGAACTAAGCAGGCACCTTAATAAAGAACACCCGTCAGTCGACGTGACCTGGGTGTGCGGTGCTTGCCAAAGGCGCTGCACAACGCTCAGGTCGTGGAGCTGTCATGTTCCGCACTGTAAGGGGCGACAAGAACCAAAGGATCTGCCGTTCAAATATGAGCATTGCAGCTTGTCGTTTGACTCGCAGATCGGACTCTCTCAGCACGAGAGGCATGTCCATCCAGAGGTACGAAACGATAAGCGCGCGGCAGAGGCCAATAAGCCAAAGGGCAAGAGTGGCCGTAGGCCTTCTATATGGTCCGACGAAGACTTGCTGCTTATCCGGGAATTAGAGAGCGAATACCATGGAGCTCGAAATATCAATGAAAGAATAGCTGAACATTTCCCGGATAGAACAGGCAGACAGGTGTCGGACGCCCGGAGGCGTAAGGACTATGCCGCGCTCCGAGGGAGAGGAGGCCCGCAAGGCCCAGCAGAAGGAGTCGAGGCCATCGAAGAGGTAGACGAAGGCGAAATCCCTGAAGGGGAAGAGCTGGTCGCCACCGATGCGCCCGCGCTGGAAAGCAGTTCTCAGCAAGATCGAGAGTGCAGCCCGGCAGTGGGATCCGATGAACAAATCGAGGACAGCAGTGACGACGACGAATTCAGCGACGCATTAGGAGAAATATCACTCCCAGAACCTCTCTCGTTTGAACGCACAACAATCTCACCACCTCCTCGAGATGACTGGAAAGGCCCAATGAGGTGGGAGATTTGCAATGCGAGCGAAGAAGCCGGAAGTTACGCAAACTGGGTGACTGGACTGCAGGAGCTAGTCAGGAACAATGCGCTGAGTGAAATAGGACTAGACTCCCTGTATGACCAGCTCATCCAGATTATGCGGCACCCTTCCGATGACAACGAACAGGATCGCCTTCAATTGAACGCTAGAGGCCCCCCACGAAGGGGCCACCGCAAGAACCGACGGCGCCGTCGTCTCACGGcagctgatcgaaagcggtttGCCTTTGCCAGGTGCCAAGATCTTTGGAACAACAACCCAAAGAAGCTAGCCGAGTTAGTGATTGCCAATGACCTGTCCATTCTCCAAAGGCGCCAAGCGCCAGGTAGAACGGAGACACAGACTCTGTACAACGAGCTGTGGGGGAGGGTCGGACCTAATATCGAAGCGCCAAGGCGCACCGAAGACCCGATACCCGTATCGAGGATCTTCACTCCGATCACTCCCCAAGAGATAATGGGCAGAATCAGGCGAATTAAAAACGACTCGGCAGCGGGTCCTGACGGGGTAACGAAGGACGACCTGAGAGGAAGAGGAGTCAGCATAGCCCTCTCCAAGCTGTTCAACTCGATCCTGCTAGCGGGTTACTACCCAAAGGCATGGAGAGAGAACAGAACAACCCTTCTGCCGAAGCCAGAAAAAGATCCTACTGACGTTAAGAACTGGCGGCCCATTACCATCAGCTCAATGGTTAGTCGAGTCTACTCAGGCTTGCTTGACCAGCGAGTGAGGGCCGTCATTAAGCAGTGTGATCGGCAGAAAGGATTCACGGAGGAAAATGGCTGTTTCAGCAACATACAGTTGTTGGATGACGCCGTATCGAACGCAAAGAAAGCGGGCGGTGTCATTACTATCTTGGATGTTTCGAAAGCATTCGACACTGTCCCGCATGCCGTGATCCAAGGGTGCTTGGAGAAAAAAGGAATCCCCGAAACCGTGGCCGCCTATATCTCGAGCATGTATCGCGACTGCTCCACTGCAATCCGAACGAGGAGCGGGACGTAA